The Rhodopseudomonas palustris genome window below encodes:
- the addB gene encoding double-strand break repair protein AddB: MRVFSVPPSAPFLRTTIEALVDGRLIEGFDARARPESLAEATLYLPTRRAGRLARDVFLDVLGTDAVLLPRIVPLGDVDEDELAFAQAATGAADLDIPPALDGLPRRLLLAQLIAAWAKGLRPGDPLQSPLVVGGPASTLALADDLARLIDDMATRGVDWAALDTLVPEAFDRYWRLTLDFLKIAGQWWPQHLRESDRIEPAARRDLLIEAEAARLAAHRGGPVIAAGSTGSMPATARLLHAIAQLPHGAVVLPGLDTELDEAAWQMIGPVHDKQGKLVSPPSPNHPQFAMHALLARMGLERRDVIRLGEGKRHGRELLASEAMRPSAATASWHDRLADPAIDQLIGDGTHGLTLIEAPNSEIEALTIAVALREARERGQSAALVTPDRALARRVVAALGRWNLPVDDSGGDSLMDTQAGIFARLAAETALHGCEPATLLALLKHPLLRLGRDAHGWRSAVETLELALLRGTRPAAGNEGLAKEFAHYRAELTKLRRNEASALHKSEPRARLGDDALDGAETLIVALRAALAPLESVGADPLDLCAFGQRHRDVLIALSIDHDENAVAFEGPQGSALLKAFDDLAAVAPLSGVMVPPHDYADVFETAFGDRTVRRPELADAALRIYGPLEARLTQHDRVVLGGLVEGVWPPAPRIDPWLSRPMRHELGLDLPERRIGLSAHDFAQLLGANEVILTHANKVGGAPAVASRFLHRLEAVAGKPRWSDIKDRGQTYLDYALALDRPEKVVPIAQPAPKPPREARPLKLSVTAIEDWLRDPYTIYAKFILGLSAIDPVDMPLSAADRGSAIHEALGDFTQRFPDALPDDPARVLLAIGEKHFAPLMDHPEARALWWPRFARIAAWFGNWEQARRADGPRVFAERDGSLSIALDGGRNFVLTARADRIEHRADGSYAILDYKTGNPPTGKQVRMGLSPQLTLEAAILREGGFDGIDAGASVSELTYVKLSGNSPPGDERVLELKIERKDEPQYPDDAAAEARAKLEALVRRFDDEAQPYHALVLSMWAQRYGRYDDLARIKEWSAAGGVGEAQR; encoded by the coding sequence ATGCGCGTTTTCAGTGTCCCGCCCTCCGCGCCGTTTTTGCGCACGACGATCGAAGCTCTGGTCGACGGCCGATTGATCGAGGGCTTCGACGCGCGCGCCAGGCCCGAGAGCCTCGCCGAGGCGACGCTGTATCTGCCGACCCGCCGCGCCGGTCGCCTCGCGCGCGACGTCTTTCTCGACGTGCTCGGAACCGACGCCGTGCTGCTGCCGCGGATCGTCCCGCTCGGCGACGTCGACGAGGACGAACTGGCGTTCGCGCAGGCCGCGACCGGCGCGGCCGATCTCGACATTCCGCCGGCGCTCGACGGCCTGCCGCGTCGCCTGTTGCTGGCGCAACTGATCGCCGCCTGGGCCAAGGGCCTGCGCCCCGGCGATCCGCTGCAATCGCCGCTGGTGGTCGGCGGCCCGGCCTCGACATTGGCGCTGGCGGACGATCTGGCGCGGCTGATCGACGACATGGCGACGCGCGGCGTCGATTGGGCGGCGCTCGACACGCTGGTGCCGGAGGCGTTCGACCGCTACTGGCGGCTGACGCTGGATTTCCTCAAGATCGCCGGGCAGTGGTGGCCGCAGCATCTGCGCGAGAGCGACCGCATCGAGCCGGCGGCGCGGCGCGATCTGTTGATCGAGGCCGAAGCGGCGCGGCTTGCGGCGCATCGCGGCGGGCCGGTGATCGCGGCGGGCTCGACCGGCTCGATGCCGGCGACCGCGCGCCTCCTGCACGCCATCGCCCAACTGCCGCATGGCGCCGTGGTGCTGCCGGGGCTCGACACCGAACTCGACGAGGCGGCGTGGCAGATGATCGGCCCGGTGCACGACAAGCAGGGCAAGCTCGTCTCGCCGCCGTCGCCGAACCATCCGCAATTCGCCATGCACGCCCTGCTGGCGCGCATGGGATTGGAGCGGCGCGACGTTATCCGCCTCGGCGAAGGCAAGCGCCACGGCCGCGAACTGCTCGCTTCCGAGGCGATGCGGCCGTCGGCGGCGACGGCATCGTGGCACGACCGGCTCGCCGACCCCGCTATCGACCAACTGATTGGCGACGGCACCCATGGCCTGACGCTGATCGAGGCGCCGAACTCGGAGATCGAGGCGCTGACGATTGCCGTCGCGCTGCGCGAGGCACGCGAGCGCGGCCAGTCCGCCGCTTTGGTGACGCCGGATCGCGCGCTGGCGCGCCGCGTCGTCGCGGCACTCGGCCGCTGGAATCTTCCGGTCGACGATTCCGGCGGCGACTCGCTGATGGATACGCAGGCCGGCATCTTCGCCCGGCTCGCCGCCGAGACGGCGTTGCACGGCTGCGAGCCGGCGACGCTGCTGGCGCTGCTGAAACACCCGCTGCTGCGGCTCGGCCGCGACGCGCACGGCTGGCGCTCCGCGGTCGAGACGCTGGAATTGGCGCTGCTGCGCGGCACCCGGCCGGCGGCCGGCAATGAAGGTCTGGCCAAGGAGTTTGCGCACTATCGCGCCGAGTTGACGAAGCTGAGGCGCAACGAGGCGAGCGCGCTGCACAAGTCGGAGCCGCGCGCGCGGCTCGGCGACGACGCGCTCGACGGTGCCGAGACGTTGATCGTGGCGTTGCGCGCCGCGCTGGCGCCGCTCGAAAGCGTCGGCGCCGACCCGCTCGATCTGTGCGCGTTCGGGCAGCGTCATCGCGACGTGCTGATCGCGCTGTCGATCGATCACGACGAAAATGCAGTCGCGTTCGAAGGGCCGCAAGGATCGGCGCTGCTGAAAGCGTTCGACGATCTCGCCGCGGTCGCGCCGCTGAGCGGCGTGATGGTGCCGCCGCATGACTACGCGGACGTGTTCGAGACTGCTTTCGGGGATCGCACCGTGCGCCGGCCCGAACTCGCCGATGCGGCGCTGCGGATCTACGGCCCGCTCGAGGCGCGGCTGACGCAGCACGATCGCGTCGTTCTCGGCGGGCTGGTCGAAGGCGTCTGGCCGCCGGCGCCGCGGATCGATCCGTGGCTGTCGCGGCCGATGCGCCACGAACTCGGGCTCGATCTGCCGGAGCGCCGGATCGGCCTGTCGGCGCACGATTTCGCGCAACTGCTCGGCGCGAATGAAGTGATTCTCACCCACGCCAATAAAGTCGGCGGCGCGCCGGCGGTGGCGTCGCGGTTCCTGCACCGGCTCGAAGCGGTGGCGGGCAAGCCGCGCTGGAGCGACATCAAGGACCGCGGGCAGACGTATTTGGACTACGCGCTGGCGCTGGATCGGCCCGAAAAGGTCGTGCCGATCGCCCAGCCGGCGCCGAAGCCACCGCGCGAGGCCCGGCCGCTGAAGCTGTCGGTCACCGCGATCGAGGACTGGCTGCGCGATCCCTACACGATCTACGCCAAGTTCATTCTCGGCCTGTCGGCGATCGACCCGGTCGACATGCCGCTGTCGGCGGCCGATCGCGGCTCGGCGATCCACGAAGCGCTCGGTGACTTCACCCAGCGCTTCCCCGATGCGTTGCCGGACGATCCGGCGCGGGTGCTGCTCGCCATCGGCGAGAAGCACTTCGCGCCGCTGATGGATCATCCCGAGGCCCGCGCGCTGTGGTGGCCGCGCTTCGCCCGCATCGCAGCCTGGTTCGGCAATTGGGAGCAAGCGCGCCGCGCCGACGGCCCGCGCGTGTTCGCCGAGCGCGACGGCAGCCTGTCGATCGCGCTCGACGGCGGCCGCAACTTCGTGCTGACCGCGCGCGCCGACCGGATCGAGCATCGCGCCGACGGCAGCTACGCGATCCTCGACTACAAGACCGGCAACCCGCCGACCGGCAAGCAGGTGCGGATGGGGCTGTCGCCGCAACTGACGCTCGAAGCCGCGATCCTGCGCGAGGGTGGCTTCGACGGCATCGACGCGGGCGCGTCGGTGAGCGAGCTGACCTACGTCAAGCTCAGCGGCAACTCGCCGCCCGGCGACGAGCGCGTGCTGGAACTGAAGATCGAACGCAAGGACGAGCCGCAGTATCCCGACGATGCCGCAGCCGAGGCCCGCGCCAAGCTCGAAGCGCTGGTCCGACGTTTCGACGACGAGGCGCAGCCTTATCACGCGCTGGTGCTGTCGATGTGGGCGCAGCGCTACGGCCGCTACGACGATCTGGCGCGGATCAAGGAATGGTCGGCCGCTGGCGGCGTCGGGGAGGCGCAGCGATGA
- a CDS encoding nucleotidyltransferase family protein codes for MSVQPSKAMVLAAGFGVRMRPLTDHKPKPLVPVAGKPLLDHVLDRLADAGVAEAVINVHYLPDQIIDHTAARTSPRVIISDERDVVLGTGGAVVKALPLLGEAPFYHLNADTLWIDGVRPNLTRLADAFDPARMDILLLMAPTAGSIGYAGKGDFAMAADGTLRKRKENEVTPFVYAGVAIMQPAIFKDAPQSEFSLTRMFDRAAERQRLFGLRLDGVWMHVGTPDAVAAAERAYLASVA; via the coding sequence ATGTCCGTTCAACCTTCAAAAGCGATGGTTCTCGCCGCCGGCTTCGGCGTGCGGATGCGCCCGCTGACCGACCACAAACCCAAGCCGCTGGTGCCGGTCGCCGGCAAGCCGCTGCTCGATCATGTGCTCGACCGGCTCGCCGACGCCGGCGTCGCCGAGGCCGTGATCAACGTGCACTATCTGCCGGACCAGATCATCGATCACACCGCCGCGCGCACCAGCCCGCGCGTGATCATCTCGGACGAGCGCGACGTCGTGCTGGGCACCGGCGGCGCGGTGGTCAAGGCGCTGCCGCTGCTCGGCGAAGCGCCGTTCTATCATCTCAACGCCGATACGCTGTGGATCGACGGCGTACGGCCGAATCTGACGCGGCTCGCGGATGCGTTCGATCCGGCGCGGATGGACATTCTGCTGCTGATGGCGCCGACCGCGGGCAGCATCGGCTATGCCGGCAAGGGCGACTTCGCGATGGCCGCCGACGGCACTCTGCGCAAGCGCAAGGAGAACGAGGTGACGCCGTTCGTCTATGCCGGCGTCGCCATCATGCAGCCCGCGATCTTCAAGGATGCGCCGCAAAGCGAGTTCTCGCTGACGCGGATGTTCGACCGCGCCGCCGAGCGGCAGCGGCTGTTCGGGCTGCGGCTCGACGGCGTCTGGATGCATGTCGGAACCCCGGACGCGGTCGCCGCCGCCGAGCGCGCCTATCTGGCCAGCGTCGCGTGA
- a CDS encoding PilZ domain-containing protein produces the protein MAGERNKDGRVVFERGIRAQMMAIDGTWRRPCMLEDVSESGAKLTVEGSVEGLNLKEFFLLLSSTGLAYRRCELSWVNGDQIGVSFLRHDKKKKQVARAAAPAA, from the coding sequence ATGGCTGGCGAACGTAACAAGGATGGGCGCGTCGTATTCGAACGCGGAATCCGGGCGCAGATGATGGCGATCGACGGCACCTGGCGCCGTCCCTGCATGCTCGAGGACGTCTCCGAGTCCGGCGCCAAGCTGACCGTCGAGGGGTCGGTCGAAGGGCTGAACCTCAAGGAGTTCTTTCTGCTGCTGTCGTCCACGGGCCTGGCCTATCGCCGCTGCGAGCTGAGCTGGGTCAATGGCGACCAGATCGGCGTCAGCTTCCTGCGCCACGACAAGAAGAAGAAACAGGTCGCGCGCGCGGCGGCCCCCGCCGCCTGA
- the tsaE gene encoding tRNA (adenosine(37)-N6)-threonylcarbamoyltransferase complex ATPase subunit type 1 TsaE produces MTGPATFSVALANETATARLMADIALLIGPGDVVTLSGDLGAGKTAAARAMIRYLAGDDELEVPSPTFTLVQSYDLPPFPLLHADLYRVDDPSELDEIGLSPLPDGVVALIEWPERAPGAMPADRIDIALSHRPALGSMARAAEITGHGRAAAQVERLAALRSFIETSGYAEAERRHMPGDASTRSYARLVRADESLILMNAPRRPDGPALYSGKSYSAAVHLAEDVRPFVAIAGGLRARGFSAPTIHHADLDSGFLITEDFGTAGFVEGTPPEPIAERYQAAVDMLAALHGQTLPETLPLPQEDYAIPAFDTDAMLIEVGLMPEWYLPDRGAPASAALRGEFVAMWRRLLDGIAGETRTWVLRDFHSPNLIWLAARSEIARVGVIDFQDAVRGPAAYDVVSLLQDARIDVPEALELALLGRYIKARLAADPGFDPAGFARLYAVMSAQRNTRLLGTFARLNRRDGKPQYLRHQPRIWTYLARSLAHPSLAGFRDWYQANVPAPR; encoded by the coding sequence ATGACGGGTCCGGCGACATTCTCGGTCGCGCTCGCCAACGAGACGGCGACGGCGCGGCTGATGGCGGACATTGCGCTGCTGATAGGCCCGGGCGACGTCGTCACGCTGTCGGGCGATCTCGGCGCCGGCAAGACCGCCGCGGCGCGGGCGATGATCCGCTACCTCGCCGGCGACGACGAGCTCGAAGTGCCGAGCCCGACCTTCACGCTGGTGCAGAGCTACGACCTGCCGCCGTTCCCGCTGCTGCACGCCGATCTGTATCGCGTCGACGATCCCTCCGAACTCGACGAGATCGGGCTGTCGCCGCTGCCGGACGGCGTCGTCGCGCTGATCGAATGGCCGGAGCGCGCGCCCGGCGCGATGCCGGCGGACCGCATCGACATCGCGCTCAGCCATCGGCCGGCGCTCGGCTCGATGGCGCGCGCCGCCGAGATCACCGGTCACGGCAGGGCGGCGGCGCAGGTCGAGCGGCTGGCGGCGCTGCGCAGCTTCATCGAGACCTCCGGCTATGCCGAGGCCGAGCGCCGCCACATGCCGGGCGACGCCTCGACGCGATCCTATGCGCGGCTGGTCAGGGCCGACGAATCGCTGATCCTGATGAACGCGCCGCGGCGGCCGGACGGGCCGGCGCTGTATTCCGGCAAGAGTTACAGCGCAGCCGTCCATCTCGCCGAGGACGTTCGTCCGTTCGTCGCGATCGCCGGCGGTCTGCGCGCGCGCGGCTTCTCGGCGCCGACGATCCATCATGCCGATCTCGATTCCGGCTTTCTGATCACCGAGGATTTCGGTACGGCAGGCTTTGTCGAGGGGACGCCGCCCGAGCCGATCGCCGAGCGCTATCAGGCCGCGGTCGACATGCTGGCGGCGCTGCACGGCCAGACGCTGCCCGAGACGCTGCCGCTGCCGCAGGAGGACTACGCGATCCCGGCGTTCGACACCGACGCGATGCTGATCGAGGTCGGGCTGATGCCGGAATGGTACCTGCCCGACCGCGGCGCGCCGGCCTCCGCGGCGCTGCGCGGCGAATTCGTCGCGATGTGGCGACGGCTGCTCGACGGCATCGCCGGCGAGACGCGGACCTGGGTGCTACGCGACTTCCACTCGCCGAATCTGATCTGGCTCGCCGCGCGCAGCGAGATCGCCCGCGTCGGCGTGATCGATTTCCAGGACGCCGTGCGCGGGCCGGCCGCCTACGACGTGGTGTCGCTGCTGCAGGACGCCCGCATCGACGTGCCCGAAGCGCTCGAACTGGCGCTGCTCGGCCGCTACATCAAGGCCCGGCTCGCCGCCGATCCGGGCTTCGATCCGGCCGGTTTCGCGCGGCTCTATGCGGTGATGTCGGCGCAGCGCAACACAAGGCTGCTCGGCACCTTCGCGCGGCTGAACCGGCGTGACGGCAAGCCGCAATATCTGCGCCATCAGCCGCGGATCTGGACCTATCTGGCCCGTTCGCTGGCGCACCCGTCGCTGGCCGGGTTCCGCGACTGGTATCAGGCAAATGTACCGGCGCCGCGCTGA
- a CDS encoding sensor histidine kinase gives MSDVLGSMRRTCLSCTSLVRGLAGAGLVTASSPAFAADDPLAALTSWIIVDLNRHELVTLAMAVSVLGFSVMSAILLMRTRQRAAAQEARLRADVHTLQAESDRFRALLFAEPQVLISWSAGDDRPQISGDVALLLPTDSHGGQPQRVLAFGTWLPPEPALQIDHAVDALLDKGEAFLLHLTTSTGRSIEAMGRAVGGQAILRIRELSGVRRELAEMSRRFKALQDETEMLRGFADAAPWPIWTRRASGELNFANAAYARAADASSPADAVSRNLELLDSTDRGQLARALADDAEFAARLPIVVGGERRYFDVRALRLKGGSAGMAVDSSEAAALGAALVRMADAHRRTLDQLSSGVAVFDAQRRLAFYNDSYRKLWDLDRAFLDGHPDDSSVLDRLRAARKLPEERDFREWKNRLHEAYRAVEADKAIWYLPDGRAISIVTTPNQEGGVTYLFDDVTESLDLQRRYGGLIDVQRETLDNLSEAVAVFGSNGCAQLFNPAFTRMWNLTPEALNDRPHIETVEAWCRPLYDDEASWQALRGAITGIDDRKQVVLKLERKDGTVLACKTMPLPDGATMLTFQDISDTENVERALRERNEALETADRIKIDFVHHVSYELRSPLTTIIGFAHLLGDPSTGPLNDKQSEYIAYITSSTNALLAIINNILDLASIDAGAMTLNLGPIEIRRTIAAAAEGIQDRLARDQITLDIDTDPAIGEFVGDERRVVQVLYNLLANAIGFSPSEATVKLVVRKKGTSVVFTVTDAGPGIAPALKDKVFDLFESDSQGSRHRGPGLGLALVRSFVELHGGKVEVDSVVGHGTSVICEFPIEPTAQRNAAE, from the coding sequence ATGTCGGACGTATTGGGGTCGATGCGTCGGACCTGCTTGTCGTGCACGTCGCTGGTGCGCGGCCTTGCGGGGGCTGGCCTGGTCACGGCATCGTCGCCGGCTTTCGCGGCTGACGATCCGCTCGCCGCACTGACCTCCTGGATCATCGTCGATCTCAACCGCCACGAGCTGGTGACGCTGGCGATGGCGGTGTCGGTGCTCGGCTTCTCGGTGATGTCGGCGATCCTGCTGATGCGCACGCGGCAGCGCGCTGCCGCGCAGGAGGCGCGGTTGCGCGCCGATGTCCACACGCTGCAGGCCGAGTCCGATCGCTTCCGCGCCCTGCTGTTCGCCGAGCCGCAGGTGCTGATCTCGTGGTCCGCCGGCGACGACCGTCCGCAGATCAGCGGCGACGTCGCGCTGCTGCTGCCGACCGATTCGCATGGCGGACAGCCGCAACGCGTGCTCGCCTTCGGCACGTGGTTGCCGCCCGAGCCGGCGCTGCAGATCGATCACGCCGTCGACGCGCTGCTCGACAAGGGCGAAGCCTTCCTGCTGCATCTGACGACGTCGACCGGACGCTCGATCGAAGCGATGGGCCGCGCCGTCGGCGGCCAGGCGATCCTGCGGATTCGCGAACTCTCAGGTGTCCGCCGTGAACTCGCCGAGATGTCGCGGCGCTTCAAGGCGCTGCAGGACGAGACCGAGATGCTGCGCGGCTTCGCCGATGCGGCGCCGTGGCCGATCTGGACCCGGCGCGCCTCGGGCGAACTGAATTTCGCCAACGCCGCCTATGCGCGGGCGGCCGATGCGAGCAGCCCGGCGGATGCGGTCAGCCGCAATCTCGAACTGCTCGACAGTACCGACCGCGGCCAACTCGCGCGCGCGCTCGCCGACGATGCCGAATTCGCCGCGCGGCTGCCGATCGTGGTCGGCGGCGAGCGCCGTTACTTCGACGTCCGCGCGCTGCGGCTCAAGGGCGGCAGCGCCGGCATGGCGGTGGATTCCAGCGAGGCCGCGGCGCTCGGCGCCGCATTGGTGCGGATGGCGGACGCGCATCGTCGCACGCTCGATCAATTGTCGTCCGGCGTCGCGGTGTTCGACGCGCAGCGAAGGCTCGCCTTCTACAACGATTCCTATCGCAAGCTGTGGGATCTCGACCGCGCCTTCCTCGACGGCCATCCGGACGATTCCAGCGTGCTCGACCGTCTGCGCGCCGCGCGCAAGCTGCCCGAGGAACGCGACTTCCGGGAGTGGAAGAACAGGCTGCACGAGGCCTACCGCGCGGTCGAAGCCGACAAGGCGATCTGGTATCTGCCCGACGGCCGCGCTATCAGCATCGTCACCACGCCCAATCAGGAAGGCGGCGTCACCTATCTGTTCGACGACGTCACCGAAAGCCTCGATCTGCAGCGCCGCTACGGCGGGCTGATCGACGTCCAGCGCGAGACCCTCGACAATCTCAGCGAGGCGGTCGCGGTGTTCGGCAGCAACGGCTGCGCGCAACTGTTCAACCCCGCCTTCACGCGGATGTGGAACCTGACGCCGGAAGCGCTCAACGACCGGCCGCATATCGAAACCGTCGAGGCATGGTGCCGGCCGCTGTACGACGACGAAGCGAGCTGGCAGGCGCTGCGCGGCGCCATCACCGGGATCGACGACCGCAAACAGGTGGTGCTGAAGCTCGAGCGCAAGGACGGCACCGTGCTGGCCTGCAAGACGATGCCGCTGCCCGACGGCGCCACGATGCTGACGTTCCAGGACATCAGCGACACCGAGAACGTCGAGCGCGCGCTACGCGAGCGCAACGAGGCGCTGGAGACCGCCGATCGCATCAAGATCGACTTCGTCCATCACGTCTCCTACGAGCTGCGCTCGCCGCTGACCACGATCATCGGCTTCGCGCATCTGCTCGGCGATCCGAGCACCGGCCCGCTCAACGACAAGCAGTCCGAGTACATCGCCTACATCACCTCGTCGACCAACGCGCTGCTGGCGATCATCAACAACATCCTCGATCTCGCCAGCATCGACGCCGGCGCGATGACGCTCAATCTCGGGCCGATCGAGATCCGCCGCACCATCGCGGCGGCCGCGGAAGGCATTCAGGACCGCCTCGCGCGCGACCAGATAACGCTCGACATCGACACCGATCCGGCGATCGGCGAGTTCGTCGGCGACGAGCGCCGCGTCGTGCAGGTGCTGTACAATCTGCTCGCCAACGCGATCGGCTTTTCGCCCAGCGAGGCGACCGTGAAGCTCGTCGTCCGCAAGAAGGGGACCAGCGTGGTCTTCACCGTGACCGATGCGGGTCCGGGCATCGCGCCGGCGCTGAAGGACAAGGTGTTCGATCTGTTCGAGAGCGATTCCCAGGGCTCGCGGCACCGCGGCCCGGGCCTCGGCCTGGCGCTGGTGCGCTCCTTCGTCGAACTGCACGGCGGCAAGGTCGAGGTCGATTCGGTGGTCGGGCACGGCACCTCGGTGATCTGCGAATTCCCGATCGAGCCGACCGCACAGCGCAACGCCGCCGAATGA
- the dut gene encoding dUTP diphosphatase: MSAAITVEIKQLPHAEGLPLPAYQTAHAAGLDLCAANSADAPLSLAPGCHMLVPTGLSVALPPNYEAQVRPRSGLAARHGVTVLNAPGTIDADYRGEIGVLLINHGKEPFTIRRGERIAQMVIAPVVRAELISVESLSETARGVGGFGSTGR; the protein is encoded by the coding sequence ATGAGCGCCGCCATCACCGTCGAGATCAAGCAACTGCCGCACGCCGAAGGCCTGCCGCTGCCCGCGTATCAGACCGCCCACGCCGCCGGCCTCGATCTGTGCGCGGCGAACTCGGCGGACGCGCCGCTGTCGCTCGCGCCGGGCTGCCACATGCTGGTTCCCACCGGGCTGTCGGTCGCGCTGCCGCCGAACTACGAGGCGCAGGTGCGGCCGCGCTCCGGCCTCGCCGCCAGGCACGGCGTCACCGTGCTCAACGCGCCCGGCACCATCGACGCCGACTATCGCGGCGAGATCGGCGTGCTGCTGATCAACCACGGCAAAGAGCCCTTCACCATCCGCCGCGGCGAGCGCATCGCCCAGATGGTGATCGCGCCGGTGGTCCGCGCCGAACTGATCAGCGTCGAGTCGCTGTCGGAGACCGCGCGCGGTGTAGGAGGCTTCGGCTCGACAGGCCGCTAG
- the coaBC gene encoding bifunctional phosphopantothenoylcysteine decarboxylase/phosphopantothenate--cysteine ligase CoaBC, with protein MANLTIRKLDDALKAELRQRAAGNGRSMEDEVRVILRDAVHQRHGFATSLPQAGSAAAEPGPGDVSPENQTVFASEGPSIARITLIVGGGIAAYKAMDLIRRLKERGAEVRVVLTKAAQHFVTPLTASALSHQRCYTDLFDPQSEFDAGHIRLARDCDLIVVAPATADLMAKIANGHADDLATAILLATNRQVLLAPAMNPLMWNNAATRRNVDQLKRDGVVLVGPNAGEMAERNEAGTGRMAEPVEIAAAAQALLAPPPQRPLLGRRVLITAGPTHEPIDPVRYIANRSSGKQGYAIAAAAAQAGAEVALISGPVDLRAPDGVTLTRVESARDMLDAVQAALPADVAIFAAAVADWRVASEGVQKIKKGEGGPPPLQLTENPDILATISKFGDDRPPLVIGFAAETENLLDNARSKLARKGCDWIVANDVSPAGGVMGGDRNTVHLLTKSADTVDVESWPLMTKDDVASALVARIARELEVHQS; from the coding sequence ATGGCGAACCTGACGATCCGCAAACTCGACGACGCGCTCAAGGCCGAGCTGCGCCAGCGCGCGGCCGGCAACGGCCGGTCGATGGAAGACGAGGTCCGCGTCATCCTGCGCGACGCGGTTCACCAGCGCCACGGGTTTGCCACCAGTTTGCCGCAAGCCGGCAGCGCCGCCGCCGAGCCCGGTCCGGGCGACGTAAGCCCCGAAAATCAAACGGTTTTTGCCTCCGAGGGGCCGTCGATCGCCCGCATCACGCTGATCGTCGGCGGCGGCATCGCGGCCTACAAGGCGATGGATTTGATCCGCCGCCTGAAAGAGCGCGGCGCCGAGGTTCGCGTCGTGCTCACCAAGGCCGCGCAGCACTTCGTCACGCCGCTGACCGCGAGCGCGCTGTCGCATCAGCGCTGCTACACCGATCTGTTCGACCCGCAGAGCGAGTTCGATGCCGGCCATATCAGGCTGGCGCGCGATTGCGACCTGATCGTCGTCGCGCCCGCCACCGCGGACCTGATGGCGAAGATCGCGAACGGCCACGCCGACGATCTCGCCACCGCGATCCTGCTCGCGACTAATCGCCAGGTCCTGCTCGCGCCTGCGATGAATCCGCTGATGTGGAACAACGCCGCGACCCGCCGCAATGTCGATCAGTTGAAGCGCGACGGCGTCGTCCTGGTCGGTCCCAATGCCGGCGAGATGGCCGAGCGCAATGAGGCCGGCACCGGGCGGATGGCCGAGCCGGTTGAAATCGCCGCTGCCGCACAGGCACTTCTGGCGCCGCCGCCACAGCGTCCGCTGCTCGGCCGGCGCGTGCTGATCACCGCCGGTCCGACCCACGAGCCGATCGATCCGGTGCGCTACATCGCCAACCGCTCCTCCGGCAAGCAGGGCTATGCGATCGCCGCCGCCGCGGCGCAAGCCGGCGCCGAGGTGGCGCTGATCTCCGGCCCGGTCGATCTGCGCGCGCCCGACGGCGTGACGCTGACGCGCGTCGAGTCGGCGCGCGACATGCTCGATGCGGTGCAGGCCGCGCTGCCCGCCGACGTCGCGATCTTCGCCGCCGCGGTCGCCGACTGGCGCGTCGCCAGCGAAGGTGTGCAGAAGATCAAGAAGGGCGAAGGCGGCCCGCCGCCGCTGCAGCTCACCGAGAACCCCGACATCCTGGCGACGATCTCGAAATTCGGCGACGACCGCCCGCCGCTGGTGATCGGCTTCGCCGCCGAGACCGAGAATCTGCTCGACAATGCGAGGTCGAAACTCGCCCGCAAGGGCTGCGACTGGATCGTCGCCAACGACGTTTCGCCCGCCGGCGGGGTCATGGGCGGCGACCGCAACACCGTGCATCTGCTGACGAAATCGGCCGACACCGTCGATGTCGAATCGTGGCCTTTGATGACCAAGGACGACGTCGCGAGCGCGCTGGTCGCGCGCATCGCGCGAGAACTGGAAGTACACCAATCATGA